A DNA window from Aminipila luticellarii contains the following coding sequences:
- a CDS encoding RNase LS family HEPN domain-containing protein translates to MAKKKGASTNYKEIAKADDRTYAFKNLPFEWGSALVEYLTTLVSKPVSHKKVNKQPAHGKAEKQPAYEIYKFTSDIGEPLSVRLYQSGTIDLQGKPSYLQGEAIYFLSYCDDVSVDDMVGAINRFHDVNIKTEDVRSEMETLLPRSYGKLDDMVLKLLSPSISLRTVKKLEEEYSYYAFPALRALEGYMKYLFGIKGIHIGYNFLEVFDKELMRESTALKIADENYQKELERLYHYLMNSRHVVFYKKQLLIGTTMLKDKPEADEIVNNVLNLIETSYINIHK, encoded by the coding sequence GTGGCGAAGAAAAAGGGCGCTTCTACTAATTATAAAGAAATAGCCAAAGCAGATGATAGAACTTATGCTTTTAAAAATCTGCCATTTGAATGGGGATCTGCGTTAGTTGAATATTTGACTACCTTGGTCAGTAAACCAGTAAGCCATAAAAAGGTGAATAAGCAACCTGCGCACGGAAAAGCAGAAAAACAACCGGCTTATGAAATCTATAAATTTACAAGTGATATTGGAGAGCCCTTGAGCGTCCGCTTATACCAGAGCGGAACGATTGACCTGCAAGGGAAACCTTCCTATTTGCAGGGGGAAGCTATATATTTTTTATCCTATTGTGATGATGTATCCGTCGATGATATGGTAGGGGCGATTAATCGTTTTCATGATGTGAATATCAAAACGGAAGATGTAAGAAGTGAAATGGAAACCTTATTGCCGCGTTCTTATGGAAAACTAGATGATATGGTCTTGAAATTATTGTCTCCATCTATTTCTCTGAGAACGGTAAAGAAGCTTGAGGAAGAGTATTCTTATTACGCTTTTCCGGCCCTGCGAGCCCTAGAAGGATATATGAAGTATCTGTTCGGGATAAAAGGAATTCATATAGGGTATAATTTTTTGGAGGTATTTGATAAAGAGCTAATGAGGGAAAGCACTGCATTAAAAATTGCAGATGAAAATTATCAGAAAGAACTGGAAAGACTGTATCATTATCTAATGAATAGCAGACATGTCGTTTTTTACAAAAAGCAGCTTTTGATAGGGACAACTATGCTTAAAGATAAACCAGAGGCTGATGAAATTGTAAATAATGTACTGAATTTGATTGAGACATCCTATATAAACATACATAAATAA
- a CDS encoding TetR/AcrR family transcriptional regulator, whose product MRRKNTTSDMMKGYMAEALLMLMEKKDYADISISEIAAKAGVNRSTFYRNFNSKNEIIKYYFKQIIYKHYFSVSSEPTSIPNYLLEMFTHYYGYKKELLLMHRANVTHIILEALDEAFSAIHTDTTVESHYATRYHTGGIYNVFLLWFEGGMKETPAEITKITCSYYPSNLRPYMWLK is encoded by the coding sequence ATGAGAAGAAAAAATACAACATCCGATATGATGAAAGGATACATGGCGGAGGCACTTTTAATGCTGATGGAGAAAAAAGATTATGCCGATATTTCTATCAGCGAAATTGCAGCTAAAGCTGGAGTAAATCGTTCCACGTTCTATCGGAATTTCAATTCAAAAAATGAAATTATTAAATATTACTTTAAGCAAATTATCTATAAACACTATTTCAGCGTTTCATCAGAGCCTACATCAATACCAAATTATTTACTTGAAATGTTTACCCATTATTATGGTTATAAAAAAGAATTACTACTCATGCACAGAGCTAATGTAACTCATATTATCCTTGAAGCATTGGATGAAGCTTTTTCAGCCATACACACTGATACAACAGTTGAAAGTCACTATGCTACACGCTACCACACAGGGGGAATATATAATGTTTTCCTTTTGTGGTTCGAGGGTGGTATGAAAGAAACACCTGCTGAAATAACAAAAATTACATGTTCATATTATCCTTCAAACTTACGCCCTTATATGTGGTTAAAGTAG
- a CDS encoding TIGR04100 family radical SAM protein, producing MQKGTIVYLYGESLYINLTNRCPNSCDFCIRNYTDNLGDADNLWLEEEPTADQVVSRIKEEICEKKTKVNEIIFCGYGEPMERLEELIDISKKIRAFTDKPIRINTNGLADLIHKKKTAPLLEGVVDAVSVSLNAPTAEKYFNLCHPEFGPQSFDAILKWTEDVKQYVPDVRMSVVGVIPEEDIQECRRIAEELGVKFRVR from the coding sequence ATGCAAAAAGGAACAATTGTGTATCTTTATGGAGAGAGCTTGTACATCAATCTGACAAACAGATGTCCCAACAGCTGTGATTTCTGTATCAGAAACTATACAGATAATCTGGGTGATGCGGATAATCTGTGGCTGGAGGAAGAACCCACCGCAGACCAGGTGGTATCGCGTATAAAAGAGGAGATCTGTGAGAAAAAGACAAAGGTAAATGAAATTATTTTCTGCGGGTACGGCGAACCCATGGAACGATTGGAAGAGTTAATCGACATTTCTAAAAAAATAAGAGCGTTTACCGATAAACCTATCCGAATCAATACGAACGGACTGGCAGATCTCATTCATAAAAAGAAAACAGCTCCGCTGCTGGAAGGCGTGGTAGATGCCGTTTCTGTCAGCCTAAATGCTCCTACCGCTGAAAAGTATTTCAATTTATGTCATCCTGAATTTGGGCCTCAATCCTTTGATGCCATTTTGAAATGGACAGAGGATGTGAAACAATACGTTCCCGATGTGCGGATGTCGGTGGTGGGCGTCATACCGGAAGAAGACATTCAAGAATGCAGGAGAATAGCCGAAGAACTTGGCGTAAAGTTTCGGGTAAGGTAA
- a CDS encoding oxygen-binding di-iron domain-containing protein has translation MTNIYSDLYQFTDVMEPIKLSMHQYLLLTDEPVLIQTGAVPQAQKTLPQIKELLGGKPLKYILISHFESDECGGLSLVLQEFPEAIPVCSEVTGRQLWGFGLARNIQIKQPGETFSGNDFEFKTISYPSEMHMWEGLLFMETKRNIFFSSDLMFQMGETHGQVIESNWPDAIKTSGAAQLPTPEMQNKLLTDLETLSPAFIASGHGPCIKIV, from the coding sequence ATGACAAATATTTATTCAGATCTTTACCAATTTACTGATGTGATGGAGCCGATAAAACTTTCCATGCACCAATACTTGTTGTTGACCGATGAACCAGTGCTAATTCAAACGGGTGCTGTTCCTCAAGCGCAGAAAACGCTGCCACAAATTAAAGAGCTTTTGGGCGGCAAACCGCTAAAATACATCCTTATTTCTCATTTTGAAAGTGACGAGTGCGGCGGCTTATCTTTGGTTCTTCAAGAATTCCCCGAGGCAATCCCTGTATGTTCAGAAGTCACAGGACGGCAGTTATGGGGCTTTGGGCTTGCTCGAAATATCCAAATCAAACAACCGGGCGAAACCTTTAGCGGAAATGATTTCGAGTTTAAGACAATTAGTTACCCATCAGAAATGCACATGTGGGAAGGTCTACTTTTTATGGAAACAAAACGTAATATTTTTTTCAGTAGCGACCTCATGTTTCAGATGGGAGAAACACACGGACAGGTTATCGAAAGCAACTGGCCGGACGCAATAAAAACAAGCGGAGCCGCCCAACTTCCAACTCCGGAAATGCAAAACAAGTTATTGACTGATTTAGAAACACTTTCTCCTGCTTTTATTGCATCAGGACACGGCCCCTGCATAAAAATTGTTTAA
- a CDS encoding putative polysaccharide biosynthesis protein has product MSKKSFLKGAAILGIAGLLVQVMGAIFRIPLGNIIGADGMGYYQTAYPIYVFLLVFSTNGAPAAISKMTSERIAVGRSDEAHRVFKLSFILMFLLGIVASSIFFFGAKPIVNALGNPGAYYAMLAIAPALLFVPIMAVFRGYFQGMQEMGPTATSQLMEQAVRVTIGLVLAVMLVPKGLEYAAAGATVGTSIGPIAGVLVLIVIYFYKKNRLPLKNETSDASQESAGSILKTLAAIAVPITIGVSILPIMNIADVVIVMRRLQGVGFTAKEANALYGQLTGMAGPVINIPMALALSMALSMVPAIAAAASTKDTAFLKMNVRLGLRTAMIIGVPCSFGLMALSEPIMKLIYPLQAESAVNASGCLFFLAIGIVFLCIAQTMAGTLQGLGRPGIAVWGLAAGFVVKCASTFILTGLPQLNVEGAAIGSTLGYITIGIINFAAVKKMTGITFDLKLSVWKPLLSGIVMFVLVIGAYKGLSGAIGNSLATVVAIGIGAAVYGIMLLKIKAIEENEIILLPKGGALVKLLKKCKLV; this is encoded by the coding sequence ATGAGTAAGAAATCATTTTTAAAGGGTGCTGCGATTTTAGGCATCGCAGGATTATTAGTACAAGTTATGGGAGCAATTTTTAGAATTCCTCTTGGAAACATCATAGGAGCTGACGGTATGGGATATTATCAGACAGCCTATCCGATTTATGTATTTCTGCTTGTATTTTCTACAAATGGTGCGCCTGCCGCCATTTCAAAGATGACTTCGGAGCGTATAGCCGTCGGAAGAAGTGATGAGGCACACCGAGTGTTCAAATTATCCTTTATACTGATGTTTCTTTTGGGTATAGTGGCTTCTTCCATCTTTTTCTTTGGGGCAAAGCCTATCGTAAATGCACTGGGCAATCCCGGTGCTTATTATGCCATGCTTGCCATCGCCCCGGCGCTTCTTTTTGTACCGATTATGGCAGTTTTCAGAGGATATTTTCAGGGAATGCAGGAGATGGGGCCTACAGCTACTTCGCAGCTCATGGAACAGGCGGTCAGGGTGACGATTGGTCTGGTATTGGCCGTAATGCTGGTTCCCAAAGGTCTTGAATACGCAGCAGCCGGAGCTACAGTTGGGACAAGCATCGGACCCATTGCGGGCGTTCTTGTATTGATTGTTATTTATTTCTACAAGAAAAATAGACTGCCTCTTAAAAATGAAACAAGCGACGCAAGCCAAGAAAGTGCGGGAAGCATTTTAAAAACCTTAGCGGCTATTGCTGTTCCTATTACCATAGGTGTGTCCATCCTGCCGATCATGAACATTGCAGATGTTGTAATCGTTATGAGAAGATTGCAGGGCGTTGGGTTTACCGCCAAAGAAGCCAATGCCCTTTACGGACAACTGACAGGGATGGCAGGTCCGGTCATAAACATTCCGATGGCGCTGGCTCTGTCCATGGCTTTATCCATGGTACCAGCCATTGCAGCTGCGGCAAGCACGAAGGACACTGCTTTCTTAAAGATGAACGTGCGGCTGGGTCTTAGAACGGCTATGATTATTGGGGTTCCGTGCAGCTTTGGCTTAATGGCTCTGTCAGAACCTATTATGAAACTGATTTACCCCCTTCAAGCAGAAAGTGCGGTAAATGCTTCCGGCTGTCTGTTCTTCCTTGCCATAGGAATTGTATTCCTTTGCATCGCTCAAACTATGGCGGGAACGCTGCAGGGACTTGGCAGGCCGGGAATAGCGGTCTGGGGCTTAGCAGCGGGCTTTGTTGTGAAATGTGCATCCACTTTTATTTTAACGGGCTTGCCGCAGCTGAACGTAGAGGGCGCGGCAATCGGCAGTACACTTGGATATATTACCATTGGAATTATAAATTTTGCAGCGGTTAAAAAAATGACTGGGATTACATTTGATTTAAAGCTTTCTGTATGGAAACCGCTTCTATCCGGTATCGTTATGTTCGTGTTAGTAATCGGAGCTTATAAAGGACTTTCCGGAGCAATAGGGAACAGTCTGGCTACCGTAGTAGCGATTGGCATCGGTGCGGCAGTATACGGGATCATGCTGCTCAAGATAAAAGCCATCGAAGAAAATGAGATTATCCTGCTGCCAAAAGGAGGAGCCTTGGTAAAGCTTCTAAAAAAATGTAAGCTGGTATAA
- a CDS encoding aminoacyl-histidine dipeptidase translates to MGVLKGLKPESVFRYFEELCSIPHGSENMGPIADYCVAFAKAHHLEYHRDSLSNVIIIKEASKGYENSPAIIIQGHLDMVCEKTAESSIDFLKDGLTLGIDGDALYAEGTTLGGDDGIAIAMALAILDSDSLEHPKIEAVFTVDEETGLYGAEAIDVSMLQGKKLINLDSEEEGIITVSCAGGVTAECILPVIREKVEGARVQIVLSGLSGGHSGTEIDKGRGNSNILMGRLLCNLKKELDLHIIDITGGQADNAIPRETVLNMIVSESDVSKAEGVVKECQKMLRNEYKTSDPAITVTMENLGKASAEVLNKESVDKTVFMLLNLPNGVQAMSADIKGLVETSLNLGILKFFEDGIHLVLSVRSSIETARNAVCDKIVSILEFLGGKVEFAGAYPGWEFKKDSALRETVVRVFEKQYGKKPAIEAIHAGLECGFFSEKIEGVDCISIGPSMTGVHTVEERLSISSVERTWNLLLEVLKESK, encoded by the coding sequence ATGGGAGTATTAAAAGGTTTAAAGCCAGAAAGTGTATTCAGGTATTTTGAAGAATTGTGCAGTATTCCACACGGCTCCGAAAACATGGGGCCTATAGCCGATTATTGTGTTGCTTTTGCGAAAGCACATCATTTGGAATATCATAGAGACAGTCTCAGCAATGTGATCATCATCAAAGAGGCGTCCAAAGGATATGAAAATTCTCCGGCCATTATCATTCAGGGACATTTGGATATGGTCTGTGAAAAAACAGCCGAGAGCAGTATTGATTTCCTAAAGGACGGACTTACTCTGGGAATCGACGGAGATGCGCTCTATGCAGAAGGCACCACTCTCGGTGGAGACGACGGTATCGCCATAGCTATGGCACTGGCCATATTGGATTCCGACAGTCTTGAGCACCCGAAAATAGAAGCTGTATTTACAGTGGATGAAGAAACCGGCCTTTATGGAGCCGAGGCGATAGATGTTTCCATGCTTCAAGGCAAAAAGCTGATCAATCTGGACTCTGAGGAGGAAGGAATTATTACTGTGAGCTGTGCAGGCGGGGTGACTGCCGAGTGCATACTTCCGGTTATCCGTGAAAAAGTAGAGGGGGCTCGTGTTCAGATCGTATTATCCGGTTTGAGCGGCGGACATTCCGGCACCGAAATCGATAAAGGACGCGGAAACTCCAATATTCTTATGGGCAGACTGCTCTGCAATCTGAAAAAGGAGCTGGATCTGCATATCATAGATATAACCGGCGGACAGGCAGACAATGCCATACCAAGAGAGACAGTATTAAATATGATCGTATCAGAGAGCGACGTGTCAAAAGCAGAAGGTGTTGTAAAGGAATGCCAAAAGATGCTGAGAAACGAGTATAAGACCAGTGATCCGGCCATTACTGTTACAATGGAAAATCTGGGAAAAGCAAGTGCGGAGGTTTTAAATAAAGAATCTGTAGACAAAACTGTTTTCATGCTTTTAAATCTTCCAAACGGAGTTCAGGCTATGAGCGCAGATATAAAGGGATTGGTAGAAACCTCTTTGAATCTGGGCATTCTGAAATTCTTTGAAGACGGTATTCATCTGGTTCTTTCTGTTCGAAGCTCTATCGAGACTGCCAGAAATGCCGTTTGTGACAAAATCGTGTCCATTTTGGAGTTCTTAGGCGGCAAGGTGGAATTTGCAGGAGCTTATCCGGGCTGGGAATTCAAGAAAGACTCCGCTCTTCGGGAAACAGTGGTTCGAGTATTTGAAAAACAGTACGGTAAGAAACCTGCTATCGAAGCCATTCACGCAGGTCTGGAATGCGGATTCTTCTCAGAAAAGATAGAAGGCGTAGACTGCATTTCCATCGGACCAAGCATGACAGGCGTTCATACGGTGGAAGAAAGACTGAGCATATCCTCTGTAGAGAGAACCTGGAATTTATTGCTGGAAGTCTTGAAAGAAAGCAAATAG
- a CDS encoding enhanced serine sensitivity protein SseB C-terminal domain-containing protein: MEDRKNQLIDLYKLLMQEKTRACEDQFFKELVKTELWIPRVPQAVDGNKKGFALLLTGEGRKFVPAFLDKEANIGRFQRENLVSMTYENLKYLIIDSPEKINGVALNPFDENILLDREVMELIDARTMGMTLKREEFQGKIMLRTPEVLPTGLKAALNCFFTEHRQIEAAWMIKAQREGESEDYWLLLMDFHGEKTKVFPQVAEVVKPYMKSGERFELVQKSSNFSTENMKQTQIYELVQN, from the coding sequence ATGGAAGATAGAAAAAATCAACTAATAGATTTATATAAGCTGCTCATGCAGGAAAAAACCAGAGCCTGTGAAGACCAGTTTTTTAAGGAACTGGTGAAAACAGAGCTATGGATTCCTAGAGTGCCCCAAGCGGTTGACGGCAACAAAAAAGGCTTTGCTTTGCTGCTGACCGGTGAAGGAAGAAAATTTGTCCCGGCCTTTTTAGACAAAGAGGCAAACATAGGCCGCTTTCAAAGAGAAAATCTGGTTTCCATGACCTATGAAAATCTCAAATATCTGATTATTGATTCTCCAGAGAAAATCAACGGTGTGGCACTCAATCCCTTTGATGAAAATATTCTATTGGACAGGGAAGTTATGGAACTGATAGATGCACGAACCATGGGCATGACTTTAAAAAGAGAAGAATTTCAAGGGAAGATTATGCTGCGGACGCCAGAGGTCTTGCCTACAGGATTGAAAGCTGCCTTGAATTGTTTTTTTACAGAACATCGTCAAATCGAGGCTGCATGGATGATAAAAGCACAAAGAGAAGGGGAAAGTGAGGATTATTGGCTGCTGTTGATGGATTTCCACGGAGAGAAGACGAAAGTGTTTCCTCAGGTGGCGGAAGTAGTCAAGCCCTACATGAAGTCTGGGGAGCGGTTTGAGTTAGTGCAGAAAAGTTCTAACTTTTCTACAGAAAATATGAAACAGACCCAGATTTATGAGTTGGTTCAAAACTAG
- the gpmI gene encoding 2,3-bisphosphoglycerate-independent phosphoglycerate mutase, whose protein sequence is MNKFARPTMLMILDGYGINKNTYGNAIAAASKPNLDKIFEKYPHTTLKACGLDVGLPAGQMGNSEVGHLNIGAGRIVYQELTKITKEIEEGSFFENKVIHEAMQHAIENHSALHLLGLVSDGGVHSHIGHLFALLDMAKKKGVETVYVHALLDGRDVPPRCAKKYIEQLEAHMKEIGLGSISTVAGRYYGMDRDKRWERVIKCYDAMTLGKGVQAKSAVEAIETAYDKDQSDEFIVPAVIQSGNSAPATVKDKDAVIMFNFRPDRAREITRAFVSDDFDGFERKKVIKNLFYVCMTQYDAEMPHVSVAFPPQSLKNTLGEYLAKQNLTQLRIAETEKYAHVTFFFNGGVEAPNKDEDRILIPSPSVATYDLQPEMSAYGITEKVLEQIHKETYDVIILNFANADMVGHTGVFEAAEKAVEALDNCVAQIADAILDKGGQILLTADHGNADCMLNEKGEIVTAHSLNDVPLVHIAKEPVHLKDGGILADIAPTMLDLMGIAIPDEMTGKSLID, encoded by the coding sequence ATGAATAAATTTGCCAGACCAACTATGCTGATGATTTTAGACGGCTATGGAATAAATAAGAATACGTACGGCAATGCCATTGCAGCCGCTTCAAAGCCTAATTTAGACAAAATTTTTGAGAAATATCCGCATACTACCCTAAAAGCCTGCGGACTTGACGTGGGACTCCCCGCAGGGCAGATGGGCAATTCGGAAGTAGGGCATTTGAACATCGGTGCCGGCAGAATTGTTTATCAAGAGCTGACTAAGATCACAAAGGAAATTGAAGAAGGAAGCTTTTTTGAAAACAAAGTAATTCATGAAGCTATGCAGCACGCCATAGAAAACCACTCTGCTCTTCACCTGCTTGGATTAGTTTCGGACGGAGGAGTTCACAGTCACATTGGACATCTTTTTGCCTTATTGGATATGGCAAAGAAAAAAGGGGTGGAGACAGTTTATGTCCATGCACTTTTGGATGGAAGAGATGTACCGCCCAGATGCGCCAAAAAATATATAGAGCAGCTTGAAGCCCACATGAAAGAAATCGGTCTTGGCAGCATTTCAACGGTTGCCGGCAGATATTACGGAATGGATCGGGACAAGCGTTGGGAAAGGGTGATTAAATGTTATGATGCCATGACCTTGGGCAAAGGTGTGCAGGCAAAATCGGCCGTCGAAGCGATTGAAACTGCTTATGATAAGGATCAAAGCGATGAATTCATCGTGCCTGCTGTTATTCAAAGCGGAAACTCTGCCCCTGCTACTGTCAAAGACAAGGATGCGGTCATTATGTTCAATTTCAGACCGGATAGAGCAAGAGAAATAACAAGAGCTTTTGTCAGCGATGATTTTGATGGGTTTGAAAGAAAAAAAGTGATCAAGAATCTGTTCTACGTTTGTATGACTCAATACGATGCGGAAATGCCCCATGTATCCGTTGCCTTTCCGCCTCAATCCCTAAAGAATACGTTGGGAGAATATCTGGCAAAACAGAATCTAACTCAGCTCCGGATCGCTGAAACAGAGAAGTATGCCCACGTCACCTTCTTTTTTAACGGCGGCGTGGAAGCTCCGAATAAAGACGAGGATCGCATTTTGATTCCGTCCCCTTCTGTTGCCACCTATGACTTACAGCCGGAAATGAGTGCATACGGCATAACAGAAAAGGTGCTGGAACAGATTCATAAGGAAACATATGATGTCATCATCTTAAATTTTGCCAATGCGGATATGGTCGGCCATACGGGCGTTTTTGAAGCTGCTGAGAAAGCGGTTGAAGCCCTTGACAACTGTGTAGCACAAATCGCAGACGCCATACTTGACAAGGGGGGACAGATTTTATTAACAGCGGATCACGGGAATGCGGACTGTATGCTCAACGAAAAGGGCGAAATTGTTACCGCACATTCCTTGAACGACGTACCTCTGGTGCATATCGCAAAAGAACCGGTTCATCTGAAAGACGGAGGAATTCTGGCGGACATTGCCCCTACTATGCTGGATCTGATGGGAATAGCCATACCGGATGAAATGACGGGAAAAAGTCTGATTGATTAG